A region from the Flavobacterium enshiense genome encodes:
- a CDS encoding DUF5606 family protein: MSIERILSISGKPGLYDLKLQTRTGFVAESLIDGKKITVGMRSNVSLLSEISIYTYNEEVRLSEVFRRIAEKEDNGPAMSHKEDNAKQAAYFREILPEYDEERVYGSDIKKVLNWYNMLQAKGLISKEVPAPAEAAKTEE; encoded by the coding sequence ATGAGCATAGAAAGAATATTATCGATTTCAGGTAAACCGGGATTATACGATTTAAAATTGCAAACAAGAACAGGTTTCGTTGCCGAGTCATTAATCGACGGTAAAAAAATCACTGTTGGAATGCGTAGCAACGTAAGTTTGTTGTCCGAAATTTCAATTTATACTTATAACGAAGAAGTACGTTTATCTGAAGTTTTCAGAAGAATAGCTGAAAAAGAAGATAATGGTCCTGCAATGTCTCACAAAGAAGATAATGCTAAGCAGGCAGCTTATTTCAGAGAAATTCTACCGGAATACGATGAGGAAAGAGTATATGGTTCCGATATTAAAAAAGTATTGAACTGGTACAACATGCTTCAGGCAAAAGGATTGATTTCTAAAGAAGTTCCTGCTCCTGCTGAAGCGGCTAAAACTGAAGAATAA
- the mazG gene encoding nucleoside triphosphate pyrophosphohydrolase, with protein sequence MNTRQQQLDAFGRLLDIMDDLREKCPWDKKQTLESLRHLTIEEVYELGDAILDNDLDEIKKELGDVLLHIVFYSKIGSEKQAFDIADVANSICDKLIDRHPHIYGDVVVENEEQVKQNWEKLKLKEGKKSVLEGVPKSLPALVKASRIQDKVKGVGFDWEEPHQVWEKVQEELAELQHEVENANHDKIEAEFGDVLFSMINYARFLKINPEDALERTNKKFMKRFMYLESKANEIGKQLSDMTLAEMDVFWEEAKKL encoded by the coding sequence ATGAACACACGTCAGCAACAATTGGACGCTTTTGGCCGATTACTGGATATCATGGACGATTTACGTGAAAAATGTCCGTGGGATAAAAAGCAAACGCTCGAAAGTCTACGTCATTTAACCATTGAAGAAGTCTATGAATTGGGCGATGCGATTCTGGATAACGATTTGGATGAAATCAAAAAGGAGTTAGGCGATGTGTTGCTGCATATTGTTTTTTATTCCAAGATCGGAAGCGAAAAACAGGCTTTTGATATAGCCGATGTTGCGAATTCCATTTGTGATAAGCTGATTGACCGTCATCCGCATATTTACGGTGATGTGGTTGTTGAAAATGAAGAACAAGTCAAACAAAACTGGGAAAAACTAAAACTTAAAGAAGGTAAAAAATCAGTTTTGGAAGGTGTTCCGAAGAGTCTGCCTGCCTTGGTAAAAGCGAGTCGCATTCAGGACAAAGTAAAAGGAGTTGGTTTCGACTGGGAAGAACCGCATCAGGTTTGGGAGAAAGTTCAGGAGGAATTAGCCGAATTGCAGCATGAAGTTGAAAATGCCAATCATGATAAAATAGAAGCCGAATTTGGCGATGTTTTGTTCTCCATGATAAATTATGCGCGGTTTTTGAAAATCAACCCGGAGGATGCCTTAGAGCGTACTAATAAGAAGTTTATGAAGCGTTTCATGTATCTGGAAAGCAAAGCGAATGAAATAGGGAAGCAGCTTTCGGATATGACTTTAGCTGAAATGGATGTGTTTTGGGAGGAAGCTAAGAAGTTATAA
- a CDS encoding antibiotic biosynthesis monooxygenase family protein: MIAKTPEPPYYAVIFTSERSEVEEGYSQTADRMVELASQQRGFLGVESARNEIGITVSYWKDLESIKNWKMDAEHTIAREKGRTDWYNEFKVRIAKVERDYDFTK, from the coding sequence ATGATAGCAAAAACACCTGAACCACCTTATTATGCTGTAATTTTTACTTCTGAAAGATCGGAAGTCGAAGAAGGCTATTCCCAAACGGCAGATCGAATGGTAGAATTGGCCAGTCAGCAACGCGGATTTTTGGGAGTGGAATCGGCAAGAAATGAAATCGGAATTACGGTTTCGTATTGGAAAGATCTTGAATCCATTAAAAACTGGAAAATGGATGCCGAACATACCATTGCCCGTGAAAAAGGCAGAACCGATTGGTATAATGAATTTAAAGTACGAATCGCTAAAGTGGAGCGCGATTATGATTTTACAAAATAA